The Acidimicrobiales bacterium genomic sequence CCTGTTCACCTCCCTGGACGAGGCGCCGCCCGGCCTCCAGGCCCACTTCCGCTACCCGGAGGACCTGTTCCGGGTGCAGACCACCATGTGGGGCCGCTACCACGTGGAGAGCCCGGACCAGCTCCTCCTGGGCCAGGCCCGGTGGACGGTGGCCGCCTCACCGGACGCCATCGACCCCGACGGCCAGTCGACCACCACCGCGGCCAGCGGCCCGCCGGGCACGGCGGTGCCCACCACCGGGTCCAGCGGGGCCCGGGCCATCGAGCCGTCGTACCAGCTGTTGCGGCTGCCGGGCGAGGACGAGGAGTCCTTCACGCTGATGCGGCCGTTCACGCCCGCGTCCCGGGGGCAGCTCACCTCGTTCATGGCCGCCTCACCGGACGGCCGGCTGGTGAGCTACGACATGCCGTCGGGCGAGCTGCCCAACGGCCCGGGGGTGGCCGCCGCCGGCATGCAGCAGGACCCCCGCGTCTCCAACCTGCAGACCCGGCTGCGGACCCAGGGCAACGAGGTGTCGTTCGGCAACGCGCTGCTCATCCCCATCGAGCAGTCCATCCTGTACGTCCGCCCGCTGTACGTGACCGCCTCGGCCAACCCCAACCCGCAGATCAAGGCGGTGGTGGTGTACTTCCAGCGGGGCGACGGCGAGACCGAGGTGGAGGTCGACACCACGCTGGCCGGGGCCCTCCAGCGGCTCTTCGGCGTGGCCCCCGAGACCTTGGAGGCCGACCCCGACGAGGCCGACATCGAGGACATCCTCGACGACCCCACCGCGGAGCCCGAGGAGCCGGCCGACCCGCCCGAGGAGCCGGGGGAGGAGCCCAGCGCCTTCGAGGGCACCGACGACGAGCTGGCCCAGGCCGTGGCCGACAAGTTCGACGAGGCCGACGCCGCCTTCCAGGAGGGCGACACCGCGGCCTGGATCCAGGCCGTGAACGAGGCCGAGGCCCTGGCCCGCCAGTTGGCCGAGCGCCGGACCGGTGACGACCCGGGCGGTGGCGACCCCCCGTCCTCCACTACCGCTCCCTCTGGCGGCTCGACCAGCTCGACCACCACGACCACGACGACGGCCCCGCCGCCCACCACCCGCCCGTCGGCCTGAGCTCGCCCGGGCGGGCCGGCTCAGCGCTCGGCGTACTCGGCGGCGGCGGCGATGGCCAGGACCAGCTCGGTGCGGTCGGCGCCGTTCTCCAGCTGGTCGACCCAGGACGCCCCGCCCACCAGGTCGGCGGTCCGGCCGAACAGGACGCGGAACAGCATGTCCACGTACTCGCGGTCGGAGTCGTAATCGGCGGAGAAGAAGGCGATCCGCATCTCGGGCGTGTTCATGAAGGCCACCAGGGCCGGGCCCACGCCGTCGCGTCGAGCCCGCTCGGCCCAGTCCTCGATGTCGTCAGGGTCGGTGGTCGCCCCACGCTCTCGGACCTCGGCGTACGCCCGCTCGAAGACGTGGCGCGCCTTGGGATCGTGGTCGTCGCCCCACCCGATGGCGCCCCAGGCCTGAGCGACGGTGGCACCCGCGCTCTGGCGGACGGGTCCGATGGCCGAGCCCACCACGGCGGCGATGAAGGCGCCGATGATGAGCCAGAGCACGCGGCGTCGGGGCGGATCGCCGCGCCGGATCCCCTCGGCGATCATGTCGGAGCCCCGGCTGTAGTCGATCTCCATGGCGTGTGTCTCCTGACTGCACCCCTCCTCAGGGTGGGATCAGGATGCCAGCACGCAATGCCAATGTCACCTCCTTCCGAGCTTTCACTCCGATCTCATTCCGGTGCTCACCCTGAGCGGCGGACCGTACCCTTGAGCGCCGACCGTCCTCACTCTGGGCGACGGTCCCCCCGGTCGGCGGCGTTCGGGCAGACTCCGGCGATGGCAGACGACGTGAGGGAGCTCCGGTGACCGAGATCCACGGGCCCCGGCCCACCGCCCCGCGGATCCCCCCGCTGGCCGAGGACGAGATGGACCCCCGCCAGCTCGAGCTCATGGGCCAGGTCGGGCTGGGCGGGCCGACGGTAAACATCTTCGCCACCCTGGTGCGCCACCCGGGCCTGTTCGCCCGGTGGCTGCCCTTCGGGGGCAAGCTGCTGGCCGGCAAGCTCCCGGCCCGCGACCGGGAGCTGCTGGTCCTGCGGACCGGGTGGCTGTGCCGGGCCGAGTACGAGTGGGCCCAGCACGTGGCCCTGGCCCGGTCGGTGGGCCTGAGCGACGCCGAGATCGAGCGCACCCTGGAGGGGCCCGGGGCCGAGGGCTGGACGCCCATGGAGTCGGTGCTGCTCCAGGCCGCCGACGAGCTCCACACCGACGCCTGCATCACCGATGTCACCTGGGCCACCCTGGCCGAGGACTACGACGAGGCCCAGCTCATCGAGATCCCCATGGTGGTCGGCCACTAC encodes the following:
- a CDS encoding DUF4214 domain-containing protein, encoding MEIDYSRGSDMIAEGIRRGDPPRRRVLWLIIGAFIAAVVGSAIGPVRQSAGATVAQAWGAIGWGDDHDPKARHVFERAYAEVRERGATTDPDDIEDWAERARRDGVGPALVAFMNTPEMRIAFFSADYDSDREYVDMLFRVLFGRTADLVGGASWVDQLENGADRTELVLAIAAAAEYAER
- a CDS encoding carboxymuconolactone decarboxylase family protein, coding for MTEIHGPRPTAPRIPPLAEDEMDPRQLELMGQVGLGGPTVNIFATLVRHPGLFARWLPFGGKLLAGKLPARDRELLVLRTGWLCRAEYEWAQHVALARSVGLSDAEIERTLEGPGAEGWTPMESVLLQAADELHTDACITDVTWATLAEDYDEAQLIEIPMVVGHYHLVSFTLNSLGVPLEDGVAGFPSGATDG